One genomic window of Hydra vulgaris chromosome 03, alternate assembly HydraT2T_AEP includes the following:
- the LOC105847679 gene encoding fibroblast growth factor 2 gives MPVEKKSMLAFIVIILNLLHAKTVNSKKSSLKLIVQVLPPATFEIAYLNKTDQKNEKQFDLPQHDWDPKYLINIRKHKKKMRRSNKRAKTNHDLTPISEFPTNKRFYKLANKLSFFLRIKETGEIDGTLNPDDEAVLLVFESHGPSVIRIKGVKSNRYLRMNKQGMPTAEHSPPLYDSLFRLNHEENAWDTFASFKFYFEEKYDMLVGITKEGSLKNPLKASPGQYATQFLSIPCD, from the exons ATGCCTGTTGAGAAAAAATCCATGCTGGCGTTCATCGTCATTATACTAAATCTATTGCATGCAAAAACAGTAAATTCGAAAAAAAGTTCATTGAAGCTGATTGTTCAAGTTTTACCGCCCGCAACTTTTGAAAtagcttatttaaataaaacggATCAGAAAAATGAAAAGCAATTTGATTTACCGCAACACGATTGGGATCCAAAATATCTTATAAACATTCGCAAGCACAAAAAGAAAATGCGACGATCAAATAAAAGAGCAAAAACCAACCATGATTTGACTCCCATATCAGAATTTCCtacaaacaaaagattttataagttaGCAAATAAACTCAGTTTTTTCCTTCGAATAAAAGAAACTGGGGAAATTGACGGAACATTAAATCCAGATGATGAAGCAG tgctaTTAGTGTTTGAATCGCACGGTCCCAGCGTTATAAGAATCAAAGGAGTGAAGTCCAATCGCTATTTGAGGATGAACAAACAAGGAATGCCGACAGCAGAG CATTCACCTCCTCTGTACGACAGTTTATTTCGACTTAATCACGAAGAGAACGCATGGGAcacttttgcttcttttaagttttattttgaagagaAATACGATATGTTGGTTGGTATTACCAAAGAAGGATCTCTAAAAAATCCTCTTAAGGCGTCTCCAGGACAATATGCAACTCAATTCTTATCTATACCTTGCGACTAA